One Brassica napus cultivar Da-Ae chromosome C4, Da-Ae, whole genome shotgun sequence genomic region harbors:
- the LOC106380478 gene encoding pentatricopeptide repeat-containing protein GUN1, chloroplastic translates to MASTPPHRSMTTTNTHPQIRQQPNPTHRPWLPQRVPSHPRNGRAVTSAPPSSSAAVSVAASSPSSTQLSKFPPLQTPKSDSSDFSGRRSTRFVSKMHFGRPKTTTSSSRHSSAAEEALQSAITFSGEDDETFQSLISSFEPKLRGSDDYTFILRELGNRGECDKAVTFYEFAVLRERRKIEQGKLASAMIGTLGRLGKVSIAKRVFEKALSGGYGNTVYAFSAIISAFGRSGLHEEAISVFTSMKSYNLRPNLVTYNAVIDACGKGGMEFKQVAEFFDEMQRNNVQPDRITFNSLLAVCSRGGLWEAARNLFDEMSKRGIEQDVFTYNTLLDAICKGGKMDMAFEILSQMPSKRIMPNVVSYSAVIDGFAKAGRFDEALGLFDEMKYLGIALDRVSYNTLLSIYTKLGRSKEALDVLREMASVGIKKDVVTYNALLGGYGKQRNYLEVKNVFAEMKRERVTPNLLTYSTLIDVYSKGGLYKEAMEIFKEFKGAGLRADVVLYSALIDALCKNGLVGSAVSLIDEMTKEGVSPNVVTYNSIIDAFGRSATVECLAESGDGGVGSSSLLPSCSLSKLAETEENQVMQIFGKLTIESSNRGKKDCKEGMHELSSILEVIRKMHQLEIKPNVVTFSAILNACSRCNSFEDASVLLEELRLFDNQVYGVVHGLLKGHRENVWLQAQSLFDKVNEMDGSTAAAFYNALTDMLWHFGQKRGAQLVALEGRSRQVWENVWSESCLDLHLMSSGAARAMVHAWLLNIRSIVYEGHELPKLLSILTGWGKHSKVVGDAALRPAVEALLRGIDAPFYLSKCNMGRFTSSGSVVATWLRESATLKLLIVHDHVTTKASTTRGPAEQHEQTSLTLQPLLL, encoded by the exons ATGGCGTCAACGCCGCCTCACCGGTCCATGACCACCACCAACACCCACCCTCAGATCCGCCAACAACCCAACCCCACCCACCGTCCATGGCTCCCCCAGCGCGTCCCCTCCCACCCCCGCAACGGCCGCGCCGTCACCTCAGCTCCcccctcctcctccgccgccgtCTCAGTCGCCGCCTCCTCACCCTCCTCCACCCAGCTCTCAAAGTTTCCTCCTTTACAAACCCCCAAGTCCGACTCCTCCGACTTCTCCGGCCGCCGATCCACCCGGTTCGTCTCCAAGATGCATTTCGGCAGACCCAaaaccaccacctcctcctcccgCCACAGCTCCGCCGCCGAAGAGGCCCTCCAGAGCGCGATAACATTCTCCGGAGAGGACGACGAGACGTTCCAATCTCTCATCTCGAGCTTCGAACCCAAGCTCCGCGGCTCCGACGACTACACTTTCATCCTCCGCGAGCTCGGGAACAGAGGCGAGTGCGATAAAGCCGTTACCTTCTACGAGTTCGCCGTCCTCAGAGAGAGGAGGAAGATCGAGCAAGGTAAGTTAGCGAGCGCTATGATAGGTACTCTCGGCAGGTTAGGCAAAGTCTCCATCGCTAAAAGAGTCTTCGAAAAGGCCTTATCAGGCGGGTACGGGAACACCGTCTACGCCTTCTCCGCAATCATCAGTGCCTTCGGGAGAAGCGGGCTCCACGAGGAAGCAATCTCTGTCTTTACCTCCATGAAAAGCTACAACTTGAGGCCCAACCTCGTCACCTACAACGCCGTCATCGACGCGTGCGGCAAAGGAGGGATGGAGTTTAAACAAGTGGCAGAGTTCTTCGACGAGATGCAGAGGAACAACGTGCAGCCCGATAGGATCACCTTCAACTCCCTCCTCGCTGTTTGCAGCAGAGGAGGGCTGTGGGAGGCCGCCAGGAACCTCTTCGACGAGATGTCCAAGCGAGGGATCGAGCAGGACGTGTTCACTTACAACACGCTTTTGGATGCTATCTGCAAAGGCGGGAAGATGGATATGGCCTTCGAGATACTCTCCCAGATGCCTTCCAAGAGAATCATGCCTAATGTGGTAAGCTACAGCGCCGTCATCGACGGGTTCGCGAAGGCCGGGCGGTTCGATGAAGCTCTCGGCCTGTTCGACGAGATGAAGTACCTCGGCATTGCGCTGGATAGAGTCTCTTACAACACGCTGCTTTCGATATACACTAAGCTCGGGAGGTCTAAAGAAGCGTTGGATGTGTTGAGAGAGATGGCTTCCGTGGGGATCAAGAAGGATGTGGTGACTTACAACGCCCTTCTCGGAGGCTACGGGAAGCAGAGAAACTACCTCGAAGTGAAGAACGTTTTCGCTGAGATGAAGCGTGAGCGCGTGACGCCGAATCTGCTGACTTACTCCACGTTGATCGATGTCTACTCGAAAGGAGGGTTGTACAAGGAGGCGATGGAGATATTTAAGGAGTTCAAAGGCGCGGGGTTGAGAGCTGATGTTGTTTTGTATAGTGCGTTGATCGATGCGTTGTGCAAGAATGGGTTGGTAGGTTCTGCTGTTTCTTTGATCGATGAGATGACTAAGGAAGGGGTTAGTCCTAATGTTGTGACTTACAATTCTATAATCGATGCTTTTGGTCGGTCTGCGACTGTGGAGTGCTTGGCTGAGTCTGGAGATGGTGGAGTTGGATCGTCTTCTTTGCTGCCTTCTTGTTCTCTAAGTAAATTGGCTGAAACAGAGGAGAATCAGGTGATGCAGATATTTGGGAAGTTAACGATAGAGAGTAGTAACAGAGGGAAGAAAGATTGTAAGGAGGGTATGCATGAGCTCTCCTCTATATTGGAAGTTATCCGCAAGATGCATCAGCTGGAAATAAAACCGAATGTTGTAACCTTCTCTGCCATTCTTAATGCTTGCAG TCGGTGCAACTCATTTGAAGATGCGTCGGTGCTGCTAGAGGAGCTCAGGCTGTTTGATAATCAGGTGTATGGTGTTGTTCATGGGCTTCTCAAGGGACACAGAGAGAATGTGTGGCTCCAGGCTCAGAGCTTATTCGACAAAGTAAATGAAATGGATGGTTCGACTGCTGCTGCCTTCTACAATGCTCTTACCGACATGCTCTGGCACTTTGGTCAG AAACGAGGAGCGCAACTGGTGGCGCTTGAGGGAAGATCTAGACAAGTTTGGGAGAACGTGTGGTCTGAGTCTTGCTTGGACTTGCACCTTATGTCTTCTGGTGCTGCACGTGCTATGGTCCATGCTTGGTTGCTAAACATACGCTCCATTGTCTATGAAGGTCATGAGTTGCCTAAACTTTTGAG CATATTGACTGGTTGGGGGAAACACAGCAAAGTGGTCGGAGATGCAGCACTAAGGCCAGCGgttgaagcgcttttgaggggAATTGACGCACCGTTCTACCTCTCAAAATGCAACATGGGACGGTTCACATCAAGCGGTTCGGTGGTAGCAACTTGGCTGCGCGAATCAGCCACGCTCAAGCTCTTGATCGTCCATGACCACGTAACCACCAAAGCCAGCACAACAAGGGGACCAGCAGAACAACATGAACAAACCTCTCTCACTTTGCAGCCTCTCCTTTTGTAG
- the LOC106380479 gene encoding probable fructokinase-1 → MAASNSEKGLIVSFGEMLIDFVPTESGVSLAEAPGFLKAPGGAPANVAIAVSRLGGRSAFVGKLGDDEFGHMLAGILRENGVADQGINFDTGARTALAFVTLRADGDREFMFYRNPSADMLLRPDELDLDLIRSAKVFHYGSISLIVEPCRSAHLKAMEVAKEAGAILSYDPNLREPLWPSNEEAKTQIMSIWDKAEIIKVSDVELEFLTGSNKIDDETAMSLWHPNLKLLLVTLGEKGCRYYAKTFRGSVDPFHVNAVDTTGAGDSFVGALLNKIAEDQSILEDEERLRKVLRFANACGAITTTKKGAIPALPTDAEVHSFLEGK, encoded by the exons ATGGCTGCATCCAACAGCGAGAAAGGACTCATCGTCAGCTTCGGCGAGATGCTCATCGACTTCGTCCCCACCGAATCCGGCGTTTCGCTCGCCGAAGCTCCTGGCTTCCTCAAAGCTCCCGGCGGCGCTCCGGCAAACGTCGCCATCGCCGTTTCGCGACTCGGCGGGCGATCCGCCTTCGTCGGAAAGCTCGGTGACGACGAGTTCGGACACATGCTCGCTGGGATCCTGAGGGAGAACGGCGTCGCTGATCAGGGGATTAACTTCGACACGGGTGCTAGAACGGCTTTGGCGTTCGTGACGTTGCGTGCCGACGGAGATCGGGAGTTTATGTTTTACCGGAATCCTAGCGCCGATATGCTCCTCCGTCCCGACGAACTCGACCTCGACCTCATCAGATCC GCTAAAGTGTTTCACTATGGATCAATAAGCTTAATAGTGGAGCCATGTAGATCAGCTCACTTGAAGGCCATGGAAGTGGCGAAAGAAGCCGGAGCCATTCTTTCCTATGACCCGAACCTCAGGGAGCCTCTGTGGCCATCAAACGAAGAAGCCAAGACACAGATCATGAGTATCTGGGACAAGGCTGAGATCATCAAGGTCAGCGACGTCGAGCTAGAGTTTCTAACTGGAAGCAACAAAATCGATGATGAAACCGCAATGTCCTTGTGGCATCCCAACTTGAAGCTCTTGCTTGTCACTCTCGGTGAAAAGGGATGCCGGTATTACGCCAAG ACTTTCCGTGGATCGGTTGACCCTTTCCATGTGAACGCCGTGGATACAACCGGAGCTGGAGATTCCTTTGTTGGTGCTCTCCTAAACAAGATTGCTGAGGATCAATCCATTCTCGAG GACGAAGAGAGATTGAGAAAGGTGCTAAGATTCGCAAACGCTTGTGGAGCAATCACCACGACCAAGAAAGGAGCCATTCCAGCTCTTCCCACCGATGCTGAAGTTCACAGCTTTCTTGAAgggaagtaa
- the LOC106380480 gene encoding B-box zinc finger protein 25 isoform X1, with product MKIQCDVCEKAPATLICCSDEAALCASCDVEVHAANKLASKHQRLFLDSLSTKFPPCDICLEKAAFIFCVEDRALLCRDCDEATHAPNTRSANHQRFLATGIRVALSSTSCSQEVEMNHFDPPNQQILSKPTIQQSAAPSPPWAGDEFFRYSDLECSNKQKEPLDLGELDWLAEMGFFGDQPDQEALPAAEVPELSVSHLPHVHSYNRPMKSNVSNKKPRLEIRYDDDDDDDEQHFLVPDIG from the exons ATGAAGATACAGTGTGATGTATGTGAGAAAGCTCCTGCTACACTGATATGTTGTTCCGATGAGGCTGCTTTGTGCGCTAGTTGCGACGTTGAGGTTCACGCAGCCAATAAGCTCGCTAGCAAACACCAACGCCTCTTTCTTGACTCTCTCTCCACCAAGTTCCCTCCATGCGACATCTGCCTT GAGAAGGCAGCTTTCATATTCTGTGTTGAGGATAGAGCTCTTCTCTGTAGAGACTGCGATGAGGCCACCCATGCGCCTAACACTCGCTCTGCTAATCACCAGAGGTTCTTGGCTACTGGAATCCGAGTCGCTCTGAGTTCCACTAGTTGCAGTCAAGAAGTGGAGATGAATCATTTCGACCCACCTAACCAGCAGATACTCTCTAAACCAACAATTCAACAGTCTGCTGCTCCATCTCCTCCATGGGCTGGCGATGAGTTCTTCCGTTATTCTGATCTTGAGTGCAGTAATAAG CAGAAAGAGCCGCTTGATCTTGGTGAGCTGGACTGGCTGGCAGAGATGGGTTTCTTTGGGGACCAGCCTGATCAAGAAGCTCTACCGGCAGCTGAAGTTCCTGAGCTCTCGGTTTCACATTTGCCTCATGTTCATTCCTACAATAGACCCATGAAGTCCAATGTTTCCAACAAGAAGCCCAGGCTTGAGATTcggtatgatgatgatgatgatgatgatgaacagCACTTCCTTGTCCCTGACATAGGCTAA
- the LOC106380480 gene encoding B-box zinc finger protein 25 isoform X2, producing MKIQCDVCEKAPATLICCSDEAALCASCDVEVHAANKLASKHQRLFLDSLSTKFPPCDICLEKAAFIFCVEDRALLCRDCDEATHAPNTRSANHQRFLATGIRVALSSTSCSQEVEMNHFDPPNQQILSKPTIQQSAAPSPPWAGDEFFRYSDLECSNKKEPLDLGELDWLAEMGFFGDQPDQEALPAAEVPELSVSHLPHVHSYNRPMKSNVSNKKPRLEIRYDDDDDDDEQHFLVPDIG from the exons ATGAAGATACAGTGTGATGTATGTGAGAAAGCTCCTGCTACACTGATATGTTGTTCCGATGAGGCTGCTTTGTGCGCTAGTTGCGACGTTGAGGTTCACGCAGCCAATAAGCTCGCTAGCAAACACCAACGCCTCTTTCTTGACTCTCTCTCCACCAAGTTCCCTCCATGCGACATCTGCCTT GAGAAGGCAGCTTTCATATTCTGTGTTGAGGATAGAGCTCTTCTCTGTAGAGACTGCGATGAGGCCACCCATGCGCCTAACACTCGCTCTGCTAATCACCAGAGGTTCTTGGCTACTGGAATCCGAGTCGCTCTGAGTTCCACTAGTTGCAGTCAAGAAGTGGAGATGAATCATTTCGACCCACCTAACCAGCAGATACTCTCTAAACCAACAATTCAACAGTCTGCTGCTCCATCTCCTCCATGGGCTGGCGATGAGTTCTTCCGTTATTCTGATCTTGAGTGCAGTAATAAG AAAGAGCCGCTTGATCTTGGTGAGCTGGACTGGCTGGCAGAGATGGGTTTCTTTGGGGACCAGCCTGATCAAGAAGCTCTACCGGCAGCTGAAGTTCCTGAGCTCTCGGTTTCACATTTGCCTCATGTTCATTCCTACAATAGACCCATGAAGTCCAATGTTTCCAACAAGAAGCCCAGGCTTGAGATTcggtatgatgatgatgatgatgatgatgaacagCACTTCCTTGTCCCTGACATAGGCTAA
- the LOC106380481 gene encoding probable transcription factor PosF21 produces the protein MDKEKSPAAPCGGRLPPPSPSGRSSPFSDANRLSHDMSRMLEHPPKKIGHRRAHSEILTLPDDLSFDFDLGVVGGSADVPSFSDDTEGGDLMSMYLDMDKFNSSTATSSAQVGEPSGTAWKNEPMMPQNSFGERPRVRHQHSHSMDGTLNISEMLMSGNEEDSVVDAKKSMSAAKLAELALVDPKRAKRIWANRQSAARSKERKTRYIFELERKVQTLQTEATTLSAQLTLLQRDANGLTVENNELKLRLQTMEQRVQLQDELNEALKEEIHHLKALTAQVASNGASSAMNYGSFGSNQQFYSNNQTMLAAQQLQQLQIHSQKQHQQQQQQQQQEFQYQQQQFLHHRLGQQEQRNGSGEMRKQKPDQMES, from the exons ATGGATAAAGAGAAATCTCCAGCAGCACCTTGTGGAGGTCGTCTCCCTCCTCCATCTCCCTCAGGTCGCTCCTCACCCTTCTCAGACGCTAACCGGTTGAGCCACGATATGAGCCGTATGCTCGAACACCCACCTAAGAAGATTGGTCACCGTCGAGCTCATTCGGAGATCCTCACTCTCCCTGATGACTTGAGCTTTGATTTTGATCTTGGTGTGGTTGGTGGTAGTGCTGATGTACCTTCTTTCTCCGATGACACTGAAGGAGGAGACTTGATGTCTATGTATCTTGATATGGATAAGTTTAACTCTTCTACTGCTACTTCTTCGGCTCAAGTGGGGGAGCCATCAGGAACTGCTTGGAAAAATGAGCCGATGATGCCTCAGAATAGTTTTGGGGAAAGGCCAAGAGTTAGGCATCAACACAGTCACTCTATGGATGGAACGTTGAACATCAGTGAGATGCTTATGTCTGGAAATGAAGAAGATTCTGTAGTTGATGCTAAGAAGTCCATGTCTGCTGCTAAACTCGCTGAGCTTGCTCTCGTCGATCCAAAACGTGCTAAGAG GATATGGGCAAACAGGCAGTCCGCGGCGAGGTCAAAAGAAAGGAAGACGAGATACATATTTGAGCTTGAGAGAAAAGTACAGACTTTGCAGACAGAAGCTACAACTCTCTCAGCTCAGCTTACTCTCTTACAG AGAGATGCAAATGGTTTGACTGTTGAAAACAACGAGCTGAAACTAAGGTTGCAAACAATGGAGCAGCGGGTTCAGTTGCAGGATG AACTAAACGAAGCTCTTAAGGAGGAAATCCATCATCTGAAGGCGTTGACTGCCCAAGTTGCCTCAAACGGTGCATCATCAGCGATGAACTATGGTTCGTTTGGATCAAACCAGCAATTCTATTCCAACAATCAGACAATGTTAGCCGCACAACAGCTCCAGCAACTGCAGATTCATTCACAGAAACagcatcaacaacaacaacaacaacaacagcaggAGTTTCAGTATCAACAGCAACAGTTTCTGCATCATCGCCTTGGACAGCAAGAACAACGAAATGGAAGTGGGGAGATGAGAAAGCAGAAGCCAGACCAGATGGAGAGCTGA
- the LOC106380483 gene encoding delta-9 acyl-lipid desaturase 2, whose protein sequence is MSVTTTVEENHRKDPSSPEKEAEKRKQRWAFWGRKWRRLDYFKLTASLFVHSMALLAPFYFSWSALWVTFLFYTIGGLGITVSYHRNLAHRSFKVPKWLEYLLAYCALLAIQGDPIDWVSTHRYHHQFTDSERDPHSPKEGFWFSHLLWIYDSAYLVTKCGRRTNVDDLKRQWFYRFLQKTVLFHILGLGIILFYLGGMSFVTWGMGVGAALEVHVTCLINSLCHVWGTRTWKTNDTSRNVWWLSVFSFGESWHNNHHAFESSARQGLEWWQIDISWYIVRFLEIIGLAYDVKLPTESQRRRMAIVR, encoded by the exons ATGTCGGTGACAACTACGGTGGAGGAGAACCACCGGAAAGATCCTTCATCACCGGAGAAAGAGGCGGAGAAGAGGAAGCAGAGATGGGCGTTTTGGGGGAGAAAGTGGAGGAGATTAGATTATTTCAAACTCACTGCTTCGTTGTTTGTGCATTCGATGGCTCTCTTGGCTCCGTTTTATTTCAGCTGGTCAGCACTTTGGGTTACCTTTTTGTTTTATACGATTGGTGGTCTCGGTATTACGGTGTCTTATCACCGGAACTTGGCTCACCGGAGTTTCAAAGTCCCTAAATGGCTCGAGTATCTCTTGGCCTATTGTGCCCTTCTCGCCATTCAG ggAGATCCGATTGATTGGGTGAGTACTCATCGATATCATCACCAATTCACGGATTCAGAACGAGATCCACATAGCCCTAAGGAAGGCTTTTGGTTTAGTCATCTCTTATGGATTTATGATTCCGCTTATCTCGTTACAAAG TGTGGAAGAAGAACAAACGTGGATGATTTGAAGAGGCAGTGGTTCTATAGGTTTCTTCAAAAGACAGTGCTGTTTCACATTCTAGGACTTGGTATCATTCTCTTCTACCTCGGTGGCATGTCCTTCGTTACTTGGGGAATG GGGGTAGGAGCAGCACTGGAGGTGCACGTGACTTGTCTCATAAACTCACTATGCCATGTCTGGGGCACTCGAACTTGGAAGACAAATGACACTTCTCGTAATGTTTG GTGGCTATCGGTATTTTCATTTGGAGAAAGTTGGCACAACAATCACCATGCGTTCGAGTCGTCGGCTAGACAAGGACTTGAATGGTGGCAAATCGACATTTCTTGGTACATTGTCCGGTTTCTTGAGATTATCGGTTTAGCATATGACGTGAAACTGCCAACGGAATCTCAGCGACGTCGTATGGCTATTGTTCGTTGA